A single region of the Cyclopterus lumpus isolate fCycLum1 chromosome 16, fCycLum1.pri, whole genome shotgun sequence genome encodes:
- the tubb5 gene encoding tubulin beta-5 chain, whose product MREIVHIQAGQCGNQIGAKFWEVISDEHGIDTTGTYHGDSDLQLDRISVYYNEATGGKYVPRAILVDLEPGTMDSVRSGPFGQIFRPDNFVFGQSGAGNNWAKGHYTEGAELVDSVLDVVRKESESCDCLQGFQLTHSLGGGTGSGMGTLLISKIREEYPDRIMNTFSVVPSPKVSDTVVEPYNATLSVHQLVENTDETYCIDNEALYDICFRTLKLTTPTYGDLNHLVSATMSGVTTCLRFPGQLNADLRKLAVNMVPFPRLHFFMPGFAPLTSRGSQQYRALTVPELTQQVFDAKNMMAACDPRHGRYLTVAAVFRGRMSMKEVDEQMLNVQNKNSSYFVEWIPNNVKTAVCDIPPRGLKMAVTFIGNSTAIQELFKRISEQFTAMFRRKAFLHWYTGEGMDEMEFTEAESNMNDLVSEYQQYQDATAEEEGEFEEEADDDA is encoded by the exons ATGAGGGAAATCGTTCACATCCAGGCGGGCCAGTGCGGGAACCAGATTGGTGCCAAG TTCTGGGAAGTCATCAGCGATGAGCATGGCATCGATACCACGGGGACTTACCACGGAGACAGTGACCTGCAGCTGGACAGGATCAGTGTCTACTACAATGAAGCCACTG GAGGCAAATATGTGCCTCGAGCCATACTGGTGGATTTGGAGCCTGGCACCATGGACTCTGTGAGGTCTGGACCCTTTGGGCAGATCTTCAGACCTGACAATTTTGTGTTTG gtcAGAGCGGTGCTGGAAACAACTGGGCCAAGGGTCACTACACAGAGGGAGCTGAGTTGGTGGACTCAGTCCTAGATGTGGTCCGCAAAGAGTCAGAGAGCTGTGACTGCCTGCAGGGTTTCCAGCTCACCCACTCTCTTGGTGGAGGAACTGGGTCCGGCATGGGAACCCTGCTCATTAGCAAGATCCGCGAGGAGTACCCCGACCGTATCATGAACACCTTCAGTGTGGTGCCCTCCCCCAAG GTGTCGGACACAGTGGTTGAGCCCTACAATGCCACCCTCTCCGTGCACCAGCTTGTAGAGAACACAGATGAAACCTACTGCATTGACAATGAGGCCCTGTACGACATCTGCTTCCGCACTCTGAAACTGACCACACCCACCTACGGAGACCTTAACCACCTGGTGTCTGCCACCATGAGTGGGGTCACCACCTGCCTGCGCTTTCCCGGTCAGCTCAATGCCGATCTTCGCAAACTGGCGGTCAACATGGTGCCTTTCCCCCGTTTGCACTTCTTCATGCCTGGCTTCGCCCCCCTCACCAGCAGAGGCAGCCAGCAGTACAGAGCCCTCACAGTTCCCGAGCTCACCCAGCAGGTGTTCGATGCCAAGAACATGATGGCTGCATGCGACCCGCGTCACGGCCGCTATCTGACCGTTGCCGCCGTGTTCCGTGGGCGCATGTCCATGAAGGAAGTCGACGAGCAGATGCTGAACGTCCAGAACAAGAACAGCAGTTACTTCGTCGAATGGATCCCCAACAACGTGAAGACCGCCGTGTGTGACATTCCACCCCGTGGCCTCAAGATGGCCGTCACTTTCATTGGCAACAGCACAGCCATCCAGGAGCTGTTCAAGCGTATTTCAGAGCAGTTCACAGCCATGTTCCGCCGTAAGGCCTTCTTGCATTGGTACACAGGTGAAGGTATGGATGAGATGGAGTTCACTGAAGCTGAGAGCAACATGAATGATCTGGTGTCTGAGTATCAGCAGTACCAGGATGCCACTGCTGAGGAAGAGGGTGAATTTGAGGAAGAGGCTGATGATGACGCTTGA
- the flot1b gene encoding flotillin-1b, translating to MFYTCGPNEAMVVSGFGRSPPLMIAGGRVFVLPCIQKIQRIALNTLTLNVKSDRVYTRHGVPISVTGIAQVKIQGQNKEMLATACQMFMGKSEAEISTIALETLEGHQRAIIAHLTVEEIYQDRKKFSEQVFRVASSDLVNMGIGVVSYTLKDVHDDQDYLHSLGKARTAQVQKDARIGEAQYKRDSVMREAHAMQEKVSAQYKNEIEMAKAQRDYELKKAVYDVEVNTKKAESEMAYQLQVAKTKQRIEEEKMQIQVVERTQQITLQEQEIIRKEKELEAKVKKPAEAEKYRMERLAEAHRLQLIMEAEAEAESIKMKGEAEAFAVEAKGRAEAEQMSKKAEAFQQYKDGAMVDMLLEKLPLIAEAISQPLSEAKKITMVSSGGSEVGAAKLTGEVLDIMTRLPAAVEKLTGVRISQVVGTAGLVH from the exons ATGTTTTACACGTGTGGACCAAATGAAGCCATGGTGGTGTCTG GCTTTGGCCGTTCTCCTCCTCTAATGATTGCTGGAGGAAGAGTGTTTGTCCTCCCATGTATTCAGAAGATCCAGAG AATTGCCCTCAACACCCTGACTCTAAATGTGAAGAGTGACAGAGTCTATACCCGTCATGGGGTCCCTATCTCTGTCACTGGCATTGCACAG GTGAAGATCCAGGGCCAGAACAAAGAGATGTTGGCCACTGCCTGCCAAATGTTTATGGGCAAGTCTGAGGCTGAGATTTCCACGATTGCTCTAGAAACATTGGAGGGACACCAGAGAGCCATCATTGCCCATTTGACTGTGGAG GAGATCTATCAGGACCGTAAGAAGTTCTCTGAGCAGGTCTTTAGAGTGGCCTCCTCTGACCTGGTCAACATGGGAATTGGTGTCGTCAGCTACACGCTCAAAGATGTTCATGATGATCAG GACTACCTTCACTCTCTGGGTAAAGCCAGAACAGCCCAGGTGCAGAAGGATGCCAGGATTGGGGAGGCTCAGTACAAACGGGATTCTGTCATGAGG GAGGCTCACGCCATGCAGGAGAAGGTATCAGCTCAGTACAAGAATGAGATTGAGATGGCAAAAGCCCAGAGGGACTACGAGCTGAAAAAAGCCGTCTATGATGTTGAGGTCAACACAAAGAAGGCTGAGTCAGAAATGGCCTATCAGCTTCAG GTGGCCAAGACCAAGCAGCGCattgaggaggagaagatgcagATTCAGGTGGTGGAGCGTACCCAGCAGATTACACTGCAGGAGCAGGAGATCATCCGTAAGGAGAAGGAGCTGGAGGCCAAAGTTAAGAAGCCGGCAGAAGCCGAGAAATACCGAATGGAGAGACTGGCTGAGGCGCATCG CCTGCAGCTCATCATGGAGGCTGAGGCTGAGGCCGAGAGCATCAAA ATGAAGGGCGAGGCCGAGGCCTTTGCCGTGGAGGCTAAGGGCCGCGCTGAGGCGGAGCAGATGTCCAAGAAAGCAGAAGCCTTCCAGCAGTACAAAGATGGCGCCATGGTGGACATGCTGCTGGAGAAACTGCCACTG ATTGCAGAGGCGATCAGCCAGCCACTGTCTGAGGCTAAGAAGATCACGATGGTGTCCAGTGGGGGCTCAGAGGTGGGAGCAGCCAAACTTACTGGGGAGGTGCTAGATATCATGACCAGGCTGCCTGCCGCTGTGGAGAAACTCACCGGAGTCCGCATCTCTCAG GTTGTAGGAACGGCCGGCCTTGTGCACTAA